A single window of Pseudoduganella plicata DNA harbors:
- a CDS encoding PAAR domain-containing protein codes for MGSYDSTDHGGKVPAASSTSVVMGKPAALKGDMTFCPQCKGTFAIQPDGKGARHNGKPYAHDGDGTACGAPHRVTVGSILVILARIPTHLRRRILRRIQR; via the coding sequence CTGGGGAGCTACGACAGCACGGACCATGGCGGCAAGGTGCCAGCCGCTTCCTCGACGAGTGTCGTAATGGGGAAACCCGCAGCGCTGAAGGGCGACATGACGTTTTGCCCCCAGTGCAAAGGGACCTTTGCGATCCAGCCCGACGGCAAAGGCGCCAGGCACAATGGCAAGCCCTACGCGCACGATGGCGACGGCACCGCGTGCGGCGCGCCTCATCGCGTCACTGTAGGCTCAATACTCGTCATACTTGCGCGCATCCCCACGCACCTGCGCCGCCGGATACTTCGACGCATTCAGCGCTAG
- a CDS encoding GNAT family N-acetyltransferase, with the protein MQISFETADQPDVHELIAELDAHLYSLYPAENVYALDVSSLAQPNVLFAVARDAGGAPLGCAGIVIGPEYGEVKRMYVRPVARGQGVGRKLLAALETSARAKGCTTLMLETGPTLVEALALYERLGYKYRGPFGDYPADPLSVFMAKALT; encoded by the coding sequence ATGCAGATATCCTTTGAAACCGCCGACCAGCCGGACGTCCACGAGTTGATCGCCGAACTGGATGCCCACCTCTATTCGCTCTACCCGGCCGAAAATGTCTACGCGCTGGACGTCTCGTCGCTGGCGCAACCGAACGTGCTGTTCGCCGTCGCGCGCGACGCCGGCGGCGCCCCGCTGGGCTGCGCCGGCATCGTGATCGGGCCGGAATATGGCGAAGTCAAACGCATGTACGTGCGCCCCGTGGCACGCGGCCAGGGAGTGGGCCGCAAGCTGCTCGCCGCACTGGAGACGAGTGCCCGCGCCAAGGGCTGCACGACGCTGATGCTCGAAACGGGTCCGACGCTGGTCGAGGCGCTGGCACTGTACGAGCGCCTGGGCTACAAGTACCGCGGCCCGTTCGGCGATTATCCGGCCGACCCGCTGTCGGTCTTCATGGCCAAGGCGCTGACATGA
- a CDS encoding nucleotide pyrophosphohydrolase gives MNPLEQLRDLTRAFAAERDWQQYHTPKNLAMALSVEVAELVEHFQWLPTGAPAELDERKREGIRHELADVLLYLVQLADKMDVDLHAAALEKLALNASKYPAAQVRGDARKYDEY, from the coding sequence ATGAACCCGCTCGAACAGCTGCGCGACCTGACGCGCGCCTTCGCTGCGGAACGCGACTGGCAGCAGTACCACACGCCGAAGAACCTGGCGATGGCGCTGTCCGTCGAAGTGGCGGAGCTGGTCGAACATTTCCAGTGGCTGCCCACCGGCGCGCCTGCGGAACTGGACGAACGCAAACGCGAAGGCATCCGCCACGAGCTGGCCGACGTGCTGCTGTATCTGGTGCAGCTGGCCGACAAGATGGACGTTGACCTGCACGCCGCGGCGCTGGAAAAACTAGCGCTGAATGCGTCGAAGTATCCGGCGGCGCAGGTGCGTGGGGATGCGCGCAAGTATGACGAGTATTGA
- the pepN gene encoding aminopeptidase N: MKSLLSHAVALTFGSTLLATSPAMAAMAPRADNAWLSQVDAEARSQRVSNVAYQLDFTLTGKETFAATTTLQFDLKDADAPLTVDLDKATIKALTVNGKTVAPQYNNWFITLAAADLKAGRNTIVVSYERLHSTNGEGLHRMVDPVDGRVYTYSHFEPAAAHQMFALFDQPDLKATYQVNVTVPADWVVVSTTRESSVQDTQGGKRWTFPVTKKLSPYNFSMHAGPYKMWGDGSGKYPMRLFARQSVAAQIDPAEWFKYTKQGLAFFDGYFGIPYQFGKYDQLLVPDFLYGAMENAGAITFAEARFLHKDKMTTDQRHTLASVIMHEMAHQWFGDLVTMKWWNGLWLNESFASFMGTLGTAESTEFKNAWQYFYSQGKTAAYRLDESPGTHPIEVPVPTTANAFDNIDAITYSKGASTLKQLRHLLGEETFRKGVHNYLVKYQFQNAKLDDFIGSLGEAAGRDLTQWTQQWLYQPGVNTITADYACKAGKVTAFSLRQTAAQAHPVLREQRVQVALFGARGKTLALDRNVAVTYNGASTEVPALKGAACPDLVYPNYQDWGFVKVQLDDRSAATAREDISKVSDPLLRTMLWQSMWDGVRDGALPLNVFLQTALNNASRETDYALLGNVLDKVRGGHAYLERMAPQAAYTRRTAQALEALAWQGVQKGADANFRRRWLATYIELASSREALERLAGLLAGRGVPQGVTIGQDVRWNIVEKLNERDAQGSAALLAAEEARDKSDTGSAAALAASVARPDPQVKSAWLEKIGDLKTDLPFSRIRTAMENLYPASQAALAEQTAERRLAQLPELDKAAGPVFMRSYAATLIPAACTPQSVQRLADAAAKQTTLSAGARRALLARHDEDSRCVAIRKAMTVPLD, translated from the coding sequence ATGAAATCGCTTCTCTCTCATGCCGTTGCCCTGACGTTCGGTTCGACCTTGCTCGCAACCTCGCCTGCCATGGCTGCCATGGCCCCGCGTGCGGACAATGCCTGGCTGTCGCAGGTCGACGCCGAGGCGCGCTCGCAGCGCGTGTCGAATGTCGCTTACCAGCTTGACTTCACGCTGACGGGCAAGGAGACCTTCGCCGCCACCACCACGCTGCAGTTCGACCTGAAGGATGCCGATGCGCCATTGACCGTGGACCTGGACAAGGCGACGATCAAGGCGCTTACCGTCAACGGCAAGACTGTCGCGCCGCAGTACAACAACTGGTTCATCACGCTGGCCGCCGCCGACCTGAAGGCGGGCCGCAATACCATCGTCGTCAGCTACGAACGTCTGCACAGCACCAATGGCGAGGGCCTGCACCGCATGGTCGATCCCGTCGACGGCCGCGTCTACACCTACTCGCATTTCGAGCCGGCCGCGGCGCACCAGATGTTCGCGCTGTTCGACCAGCCCGACCTGAAGGCCACGTACCAGGTCAACGTGACGGTGCCCGCCGACTGGGTCGTCGTCTCGACCACGCGCGAGTCGTCCGTGCAGGATACCCAGGGGGGCAAACGCTGGACGTTCCCTGTCACGAAGAAACTGTCGCCGTATAACTTCTCGATGCATGCCGGCCCATACAAGATGTGGGGAGACGGCAGCGGCAAGTATCCGATGCGGCTGTTCGCGCGCCAGTCGGTGGCGGCGCAGATCGATCCCGCCGAATGGTTCAAGTATACGAAGCAGGGCCTGGCCTTCTTCGACGGGTACTTCGGCATCCCTTACCAGTTCGGGAAGTACGATCAGCTGCTGGTGCCGGACTTTCTGTACGGTGCGATGGAAAACGCCGGCGCCATCACCTTTGCCGAGGCGCGCTTCCTGCACAAGGACAAGATGACGACGGACCAGCGCCACACGCTGGCCAGCGTCATCATGCACGAGATGGCGCACCAGTGGTTCGGCGATCTGGTGACGATGAAGTGGTGGAACGGCCTGTGGCTCAACGAAAGCTTCGCGTCGTTCATGGGGACGCTGGGCACGGCGGAGTCCACCGAATTCAAGAACGCATGGCAGTATTTTTACTCACAGGGCAAGACGGCCGCCTACCGCCTGGACGAGTCGCCAGGCACCCACCCGATCGAAGTGCCCGTGCCGACGACGGCCAACGCGTTCGACAACATCGATGCGATTACCTACTCGAAGGGCGCATCGACATTGAAGCAGCTGCGTCACCTGCTGGGGGAAGAAACGTTCCGCAAGGGTGTGCACAATTACCTCGTCAAATACCAGTTCCAGAACGCGAAACTGGACGACTTCATCGGCAGCCTGGGCGAAGCGGCCGGCCGCGACCTGACGCAATGGACGCAGCAGTGGCTGTATCAGCCTGGCGTCAACACGATCACGGCGGACTACGCCTGCAAGGCCGGCAAGGTCACGGCGTTCTCGCTGCGCCAGACGGCCGCGCAGGCGCATCCCGTGCTGCGCGAGCAGCGCGTGCAGGTGGCGCTGTTCGGCGCCAGGGGGAAGACTCTGGCGCTGGATCGCAACGTGGCCGTGACGTACAACGGCGCGAGCACGGAAGTGCCGGCGCTGAAGGGTGCCGCGTGCCCGGATCTGGTCTATCCGAACTACCAGGACTGGGGCTTCGTCAAGGTGCAGCTGGACGACCGTTCCGCCGCCACCGCGCGCGAGGACATCAGCAAGGTGTCCGACCCGCTGCTGCGCACGATGCTGTGGCAAAGCATGTGGGACGGCGTGCGCGATGGCGCGCTGCCATTGAACGTGTTCCTGCAGACAGCCCTGAACAACGCGTCGCGCGAAACCGATTACGCCCTGCTGGGCAATGTGCTGGACAAGGTCCGCGGCGGCCACGCCTACCTGGAGCGCATGGCGCCGCAGGCGGCGTACACGCGCCGGACGGCACAGGCGCTGGAGGCGCTGGCATGGCAAGGTGTGCAGAAGGGCGCGGACGCGAACTTCCGCCGCCGCTGGCTGGCCACGTATATCGAGCTGGCGTCCAGCCGTGAAGCGCTCGAGCGGCTGGCGGGGTTGCTCGCGGGACGCGGCGTGCCGCAAGGCGTAACGATCGGCCAGGACGTACGCTGGAATATCGTTGAAAAGCTCAATGAACGAGACGCCCAGGGCAGCGCCGCGCTGCTGGCGGCGGAAGAGGCGCGCGACAAATCCGATACCGGTTCCGCAGCGGCGCTGGCGGCCAGCGTCGCGCGGCCCGACCCCCAGGTCAAGAGCGCATGGCTGGAAAAGATCGGCGATCTGAAGACGGACTTGCCGTTCTCGCGCATCCGCACGGCGATGGAAAACCTGTACCCGGCGTCGCAGGCGGCACTGGCCGAACAGACCGCGGAGCGCCGCCTGGCGCAGCTGCCGGAACTGGACAAGGCTGCCGGGCCGGTGTTCATGCGCTCCTATGCCGCCACGCTGATCCCTGCCGCCTGCACGCCGCAAAGCGTGCAGCGCCTGGCCGATGCGGCAGCGAAGCAGACGACGTTGTCCGCCGGCGCACGGCGCGCGCTGCTGGCCCGTCATGACGAGGATTCGCGCTGCGTGGCCATCCGCAAGGCCATGACGGTGCCGCTGGACTGA
- a CDS encoding M28 family peptidase, which produces MYFPKKPVAAAVLLTTCAVAAGAPATGVPQRQAEIDAIVREISPQRIHGYIEKLVSFGTRHTMSETESETRGIGAARRWIKSELERCGAGKLQVTFDSHLHPVAPRLSRPTEIVNVVATLPGSQGASKDRLYVVSGHYDSRVTDVMDYTSDAPGANDDASGTAAVMEMACVMAKRNFDATLVFMAVAAEEQGLFGAGHWAEQARKNNVNVAGMFTNDIIGSSVNEDGKRDNKQVRLFAEGIPAVKEVPDALRTLIQTGGENDSPSRQLARHVKEAGERYVKNFKVTVIQRRDRYLRGGDHIPFLEQGYAALRFTEPAEDFRHQHQDLRKEGGTQYGDLIQFVDTDYTAQVARVNAAALATLALAPAAPRDVKVLTAKLDNKTDLVWQANTEPDLAGYRVVWRETTAADWQGAKFVGNVTSFRSDLSKDNVFFGVQAVDKDGNVSPATYPLPQR; this is translated from the coding sequence ATGTACTTCCCGAAGAAGCCCGTCGCCGCTGCCGTCCTGCTGACCACCTGCGCGGTGGCCGCAGGCGCACCAGCCACCGGCGTCCCCCAACGCCAGGCCGAGATCGACGCCATCGTCCGCGAGATCTCGCCCCAGCGCATCCATGGTTATATCGAAAAACTGGTCAGCTTCGGCACGCGCCATACGATGTCGGAAACCGAATCGGAAACGCGCGGCATCGGCGCGGCGCGCCGCTGGATCAAGTCCGAACTGGAACGCTGCGGCGCCGGCAAGCTGCAGGTGACGTTCGACAGCCATCTGCACCCGGTCGCGCCGCGCCTGTCGCGCCCCACGGAAATCGTCAACGTCGTCGCGACCCTGCCCGGTTCGCAGGGCGCATCGAAAGACCGGCTGTACGTGGTGTCCGGTCACTACGACTCGCGCGTGACGGACGTGATGGACTACACCAGCGATGCGCCGGGCGCCAATGACGACGCCTCCGGCACGGCCGCCGTGATGGAGATGGCGTGCGTGATGGCGAAACGCAATTTCGACGCGACGCTCGTCTTCATGGCCGTGGCAGCCGAAGAACAGGGCCTGTTCGGCGCCGGCCACTGGGCCGAACAGGCGCGCAAGAACAACGTCAACGTGGCCGGCATGTTCACCAACGACATCATCGGCAGTTCGGTCAACGAGGACGGCAAGCGTGACAACAAGCAGGTGCGCCTGTTCGCCGAGGGCATCCCGGCCGTGAAGGAAGTGCCCGATGCGCTGCGCACGCTGATCCAGACCGGCGGCGAGAACGATTCGCCGTCGCGCCAGCTGGCCCGCCACGTCAAGGAAGCGGGCGAGCGCTATGTGAAGAACTTCAAGGTAACGGTGATCCAGCGGCGCGACCGCTACCTGCGCGGTGGCGACCATATCCCGTTCCTCGAACAGGGCTACGCGGCGCTGCGCTTCACGGAGCCGGCCGAGGACTTCCGCCACCAGCACCAGGACCTGCGCAAGGAAGGCGGCACGCAGTACGGCGACCTGATCCAGTTCGTCGACACCGACTACACGGCGCAGGTGGCACGCGTCAATGCGGCGGCACTGGCCACGCTGGCGCTGGCCCCGGCCGCACCGCGCGACGTCAAGGTGCTGACGGCAAAGCTGGACAACAAGACGGACCTCGTGTGGCAGGCGAACACGGAACCGGATCTCGCCGGCTACCGCGTCGTCTGGCGCGAAACCACGGCCGCCGACTGGCAGGGCGCGAAGTTCGTCGGAAACGTGACGTCGTTCCGCAGCGACTTGTCGAAGGACAACGTGTTCTTCGGCGTGCAGGCCGTGGACAAGGACGGCAACGTCAGCCCCGCCACCTACCCGTTGCCGCAGCGCTGA
- a CDS encoding site-2 protease family protein, giving the protein MAKLLIWLFAAGKLGKLLTSGGTMLLSLVVYSWVFGWRYAAGFVLLLFVHEMGHYVAARQRGLAAGLPAFIPFVGAWIALKDQPHDAETEAYIGVMGPLAGTVASLACYFAARDNDSQLLLALAYSGCMINLFNLIPLAPLDGGRITAIVSPKVWLLGVPLLAALFFYRPSPMLIVVGLLAIPQLKAAWRGETAPTPDYYNVKLDTRVNYGVLYLGLVAFLAVMSYSIHDMIRT; this is encoded by the coding sequence ATGGCCAAATTGCTGATCTGGCTGTTCGCGGCCGGCAAACTGGGCAAGCTGCTGACGTCCGGCGGCACGATGCTCCTGTCGCTGGTCGTCTACAGCTGGGTGTTCGGCTGGCGCTACGCGGCCGGTTTCGTGCTGCTGCTCTTTGTCCACGAGATGGGCCATTACGTGGCGGCGCGCCAGCGCGGGCTGGCGGCGGGACTGCCCGCATTCATCCCGTTTGTCGGCGCCTGGATTGCATTGAAGGACCAGCCGCACGACGCGGAGACAGAGGCGTACATCGGCGTGATGGGTCCGCTGGCCGGCACGGTGGCATCGCTGGCGTGCTATTTCGCCGCGCGCGACAACGACAGCCAGCTGCTGCTGGCGCTGGCATATTCGGGCTGCATGATCAACCTGTTCAACCTGATCCCCCTGGCGCCGCTCGACGGCGGCCGCATCACCGCCATCGTCTCGCCCAAGGTCTGGCTGCTGGGTGTGCCCCTGCTGGCTGCGCTGTTCTTCTACCGGCCCAGTCCCATGCTGATCGTCGTCGGCCTGCTGGCGATTCCGCAGCTGAAGGCGGCCTGGCGCGGCGAGACGGCTCCGACGCCGGACTACTACAACGTCAAGCTGGACACGCGCGTCAACTATGGCGTGCTGTATCTGGGGCTGGTCGCGTTCCTGGCCGTGATGAGCTACAGCATTCACGACATGATCCGGACCTGA